The genomic region ATGCTACGGCAATGGCTTTTTGTTTTTTTGCTGAAAATGGCGTTGAATATGCTGTCATAGAAACAGGAATGGGCGGCCGTCTTGATGCCACCAATACCATAACTCCTTGTGCAAGCATAATAACCACAATATCAAAGGATCACGAATCTTTTCTTGGCAATACGATCTCGTCCATCGCATCTGACAAAAGCGGAATAATCAAGACGGGCGTACCAGTAATTACAGGCGTCAGAAATCGTGAAGCCCTTAAAGTAATTGAAAATGAGGCTGAAGGATCAAATTCTTTTCTCCTGAAAATAGATACTGATTTTTCCCTAATCCGAAGCCCAGACTCATCTTATTACTATAAAGGCAATAACAATGATTTCATCGGCAATATTGAAATCCGCCTTAATGGAGATCACCAGATAGACAACACAGCACTCTGCATAGCTGCCTGCAATATATTAAAAGACCAAAGAATAACCAAAAATTCAATACGAAACGGACTTAAGCTTGTTTCGTGGCCAGGAAGGCTTGAGTATGTAAGCAAAAACCCCTTCATAATACTGGACGGAGCGCATAATCCTGAAGCTACTGAAAAACTGTGTACCTATCTTAAAACGATGCATAGGGATAAACCTGTTCTCTTTATCATTGGAATGATGAAGGACAAAGACCATACACAATCACTAAAACCGATTGCAGGGCTGAACCCAAGGATTATTATCACAGAATCTAAAAGCCTGCGGGCAGAAAAGGCGGAAGAGCTTGGCAGCTTTCTAAAAGAGAGTTTCGGTATAACATCAACTGTAATCCCAGACCTTCCGGAAGCCATAAAAAAAGGGCTTTCTACAAAAAACCCCGAAGAAATCATATGCATAACCGGCTCGCTTTATATTGTTGGAGAAGCTAAAGCATTTTTCAATAACACTGATTTCCAGACAGCACCTAACTGATTGTAACATTTTCCGGCTGAGCATCCAACCAAGCTTTGATGGCCTCGCAAAAAGTCAAAAAAGAGATTCGGCGTCATGCCGGACTTGATCCGGCATCCAGTTATTTCAGATACTTCTGGATTCCGACCTGCGCCGGAATGACTAAATTCGGACTTTTTGCGACTTTGTCAAGCTTTGTAACACCAAAAAATAGTCTTGACTTTTTATTTAGCCCCTCTATTATTTAGTCGGTCAACTAACTCAATTAAAAAGGGCAAATATATGAACATTTTTGAAATCACTAAGATAATAGAAAAACAAGATACATTTTTCAAAACAGGCGAAACAAGGGATATTGAATTCAGAAAAAAGCAACTCACCATCCTAAAAAATGCCATTATTTCAAATGAAAAAAAAATATCAGAGGCTATACACCTTGATCTTAGAAGAAATGATACAGAAGCATACATGACCGAGATACATGAGGTACTCAGGGAAATAAAATTCGCTATTAAAAATATTGAAAAATGGGCAAAACCAATCA from Desulforegula conservatrix Mb1Pa harbors:
- a CDS encoding bifunctional folylpolyglutamate synthase/dihydrofolate synthase; the protein is MNSTTKSPTNSNQAYYKCIQTLFSLGRFGIKPGLETIRHLLEKLGSPEKKIKSVHIAGTNGKGSTASSIASILSASGIKTGLFTSPHLIRFNERISINGEHISDSEVVEFYEKVKQADTGERPATFFEYATAMAFCFFAENGVEYAVIETGMGGRLDATNTITPCASIITTISKDHESFLGNTISSIASDKSGIIKTGVPVITGVRNREALKVIENEAEGSNSFLLKIDTDFSLIRSPDSSYYYKGNNNDFIGNIEIRLNGDHQIDNTALCIAACNILKDQRITKNSIRNGLKLVSWPGRLEYVSKNPFIILDGAHNPEATEKLCTYLKTMHRDKPVLFIIGMMKDKDHTQSLKPIAGLNPRIIITESKSLRAEKAEELGSFLKESFGITSTVIPDLPEAIKKGLSTKNPEEIICITGSLYIVGEAKAFFNNTDFQTAPN